A DNA window from Choristoneura fumiferana chromosome 2, NRCan_CFum_1, whole genome shotgun sequence contains the following coding sequences:
- the LOC141445409 gene encoding inositol polyphosphate-5-phosphatase A-like translates to MQQAREATGYGTTELVPSVMLPIWTSEFLQAVSRMDPKFIALHLQEVGGKAYEKSMQYVKDFVQRLCDCPELRLYDKIRIFLDEDFSSPEKFTALGNMYFAHSSLTDLKIWDFELKAYVEAAGKEIHSGNIEKVTTKEKAKFPQHFFPEVSFKIE, encoded by the exons ATGCAGCAGGCGCGTGAAGCGACGGGCTACGGAACTACGGAGCTGGTG CCCTCCGTGATGCTCCCAATATGGACATCCGAGTTCCTCCAAGCCGTCTCCCGTATGGACCCGAAGTTCATTGCTCTCCATCTGCAAGAAGTCGGCGGGAAGGCCTATGAGAAGTCCATGCAGTATGTCAAGGACTTTGTACAGAGGCTTTGTGACTGCCCGGAGCTCAGGCTGTATGACAAGATCAGGATATTCCTGGATGAGGACTTCAGTTCACCGGAGAAGTTCACG GCTCTCGGAAACATGTACTTCGCTCACTCATCGCTGACCGATCTCAAGATCTGGGACTTCGAACTGAAGGCTTACGTGGAAGCTGCTGGCAAGGAGATTCACAGCGGCAACATTGAAAAGGTGACCACTAAAGAGAAGGCCAAGTTCCCGCAGCATTTCTTCCCTGAGGTGAGCTTTAAAatagaataa